From one Phocaeicola salanitronis DSM 18170 genomic stretch:
- the gdhA gene encoding NADP-specific glutamate dehydrogenase — MNINQIMSSLEAKHPGELEYLQAVKEVLLSIEDIYNQHPEFEKVSLIERLVEPDRIITFRVPWVDDKGKVQVNLGYRVQFNNAIGPYKGGIRFHASVNLSILKFLGFEQTFKNALTTLPMGGAKGGSDFSPRGKSEAEIMRFCQAFMLELYHHLGPDMDVPAGDIGVGGREVGYMFGMYKKLTHEFTGTFTGKGLEYGGSLIRPEATGFGGLYFVKHMLDKKGIDIKGKTIAVSGFGNVAWGAVTKANQLGAKVVTLSGPDGYIYDPDGVSGEKIDYMLELRASGNDVVAPYAEKYPNATFYPGRRPWEVKVDIALPCATQNELNGEDACNLIKNSVLCVGEISNMGCTPEAIDAFIENKVMYAPGKAVNAGGVATSGLEMSQNAMHISWTAQEVDDKLHQIMHNIHEQCVKYGTEPDGYINYVKGANIAGFMKVAHSMMAQGIV, encoded by the coding sequence ATGAACATCAATCAAATTATGTCATCGCTGGAAGCCAAGCATCCGGGTGAACTTGAGTATTTGCAAGCCGTAAAAGAAGTGCTGCTTTCTATTGAAGATATTTACAATCAGCATCCTGAATTTGAAAAGGTTTCATTGATTGAGCGTCTGGTAGAGCCCGACCGCATCATTACGTTCCGTGTGCCTTGGGTAGACGATAAGGGCAAGGTACAGGTGAATTTAGGTTACCGGGTACAATTCAACAATGCCATAGGTCCGTATAAAGGCGGCATCCGTTTCCATGCTTCGGTTAACTTGTCTATCTTGAAGTTCTTGGGATTTGAGCAAACATTCAAGAATGCGCTGACTACTTTGCCGATGGGAGGCGCGAAAGGCGGTTCCGACTTTTCTCCGCGTGGAAAGAGCGAGGCGGAAATCATGCGCTTTTGCCAGGCGTTCATGCTGGAACTATATCATCATTTAGGTCCGGATATGGATGTGCCTGCCGGTGATATCGGTGTAGGCGGACGTGAAGTGGGCTATATGTTTGGCATGTATAAGAAGCTGACCCATGAGTTTACGGGCACATTTACAGGCAAAGGACTCGAATATGGAGGTTCTTTGATTCGTCCCGAAGCTACAGGTTTTGGCGGTTTGTATTTCGTAAAACACATGCTTGACAAGAAAGGCATTGATATTAAAGGGAAGACGATAGCTGTGTCCGGATTCGGAAATGTCGCATGGGGAGCCGTGACGAAAGCCAACCAGTTGGGCGCGAAAGTCGTGACATTGTCAGGTCCTGACGGATATATTTACGATCCGGATGGCGTATCCGGAGAGAAGATTGATTATATGCTGGAACTCCGTGCTTCGGGCAACGATGTGGTGGCTCCGTATGCAGAAAAATATCCAAACGCAACTTTCTATCCGGGACGCCGTCCGTGGGAGGTAAAAGTCGATATTGCGCTTCCTTGTGCTACTCAAAATGAATTAAATGGCGAAGATGCTTGCAATTTAATAAAAAATTCCGTACTTTGCGTCGGTGAAATTTCCAACATGGGATGTACACCCGAAGCAATCGATGCATTTATCGAAAATAAGGTGATGTATGCGCCGGGTAAAGCCGTGAATGCGGGCGGTGTAGCTACTTCAGGACTTGAAATGAGCCAGAACGCAATGCATATCAGTTGGACGGCACAAGAAGTGGATGATAAGCTGCATCAGATTATGCACAACATTCATGAGCAATGCGTGAAATACGGTACGGAACCTGACGGCTATATTAATTATGTAAAAGGAGCGAACATTGCCGGATTCATGAAAGTGGCTCATTCCATGATGGCGCAAGGCATTGTATAA
- a CDS encoding PEP/pyruvate-binding domain-containing protein, which yields MLNKLKLNQLYFKDTQFVNLMTKRIFNVLLVANPYDAFMLEDDGRIDEKIFIEYMSLSLRYPPRFTQVSTEEDAWKQLGNTRFELVICMPGTDNSDTFDIARQIKEKYPRIPLVVLTPFSHGIRERMEHEDLSIFEYVFCWLGNTDLLVSIIKLIEDKMNLEHDIKEVGVQMILLVEDSIRFYSSVLPNLYKFVLRQSQEFATEALNEHQRTLRMRGRPKIVLARTYEEALDLYNKYKNNILGIVSDARFPREGKIDPQAGIRFLTVVRSESPYIPLILQSAELSNREFAQNVHAQFIDKNSKTMSRELRQAVSEHFGFGDFVFRNPKTKEEVARVHNLKDLQNAIFTIPADSLLYHISRNHMSRWLYSRAIFPVAEFLKQITWESLQDLDAHRQIIFEAIVKYRKMKNQGVVAVFQRDRFDLYSHFARIGDGSLGGKGRGLAFIDNMIKRHPQFEEFENAVIEIPKTVVLCTDIFDEFMETNQLYQIALSEADDETILRAFLRAKLPDSLVEDFFAFFDVVKAPIAIRSSSLLEDSHYQPFAGIYSTYMIPYMEDKYERLRMLSDAIKGVYASVFYKDSKAYMQATSNVIDEEKMAVILQEVVGTRYGDRYYPSISGVARSVNYYPINDELAEEGTVSLALGLGKYIVDGGLTLRVCPYHPDKVLQTSEMEMALRETQTRFYALDLKNLGHNFSLDDGFNLLKLSVKDAEADGSLNYIASTYDPYDMVIRDGIYPGGRKVITFANILQHDVFPLARILQLVQKYGQGEMRRPVEIEFAVNLDAKEKRGTFYLLQIRPMVDLKADLEEDLETIPEEQLLLKSENALGQGIMDDIQDVIYVKTEGYSASNNQLIAYDIEKLNKRFLDEGKHYVLVGPGRWGSSDTWLGIPVKWPNISAARVIVEAGLTNYRVDPSQGTHFFQNLTSFGVGYFTINTYCGDGIFNETLLNGMPAKEETKFIRWVHFDKPLTVKMNGKKKLGVVELPEPDSQETE from the coding sequence ATGCTCAATAAGTTAAAATTAAACCAACTCTATTTCAAAGACACGCAATTCGTCAACCTAATGACGAAGCGTATCTTCAACGTACTGCTTGTGGCAAATCCCTACGATGCATTCATGCTGGAAGACGACGGGCGCATTGATGAAAAAATTTTTATCGAGTACATGAGCCTAAGCCTCCGCTACCCGCCCCGCTTTACGCAGGTATCTACCGAGGAAGACGCATGGAAACAATTGGGAAACACCCGTTTCGAACTGGTTATCTGCATGCCCGGCACGGACAATAGCGATACATTCGACATCGCGCGCCAAATCAAAGAAAAATACCCCCGCATCCCTCTGGTAGTGCTGACACCTTTTTCGCACGGCATACGCGAACGCATGGAACACGAAGACCTGAGTATCTTCGAATATGTATTTTGCTGGTTAGGAAATACAGACTTGCTGGTTTCCATCATCAAACTGATAGAAGACAAAATGAATCTGGAGCACGACATCAAAGAAGTGGGCGTGCAAATGATTCTTTTAGTAGAAGACTCCATCCGGTTTTATTCTTCCGTATTGCCCAACCTGTATAAATTCGTATTGCGCCAGAGCCAAGAGTTCGCCACCGAAGCGCTGAACGAACACCAGCGCACCTTGCGTATGCGCGGCCGCCCTAAAATCGTATTGGCACGTACGTACGAAGAAGCACTCGACCTATATAATAAGTATAAGAACAATATATTGGGCATTGTATCCGACGCCCGTTTCCCCCGTGAAGGGAAAATCGACCCGCAAGCAGGCATACGCTTCTTGACCGTAGTGCGGAGCGAAAGCCCTTACATACCTTTAATATTACAATCCGCCGAACTATCTAACCGAGAGTTTGCCCAAAACGTACACGCCCAGTTCATTGATAAGAATTCGAAAACAATGAGCCGCGAATTGCGCCAGGCGGTTTCCGAACATTTCGGGTTCGGCGATTTTGTATTCCGCAACCCTAAGACCAAAGAAGAAGTGGCACGCGTGCATAACCTGAAAGATTTGCAGAATGCCATTTTTACGATTCCAGCCGATTCGCTCCTGTACCACATAAGCCGGAACCACATGTCGCGCTGGCTCTATTCACGCGCCATATTCCCCGTTGCCGAGTTCTTGAAACAGATAACATGGGAATCATTGCAAGACCTTGACGCGCACCGCCAAATCATCTTCGAAGCCATCGTAAAATACCGCAAGATGAAGAATCAAGGTGTCGTAGCCGTCTTCCAACGGGACCGGTTCGACCTTTATTCGCATTTTGCCCGCATCGGAGACGGTTCGCTGGGAGGCAAAGGAAGAGGACTGGCTTTCATTGACAACATGATTAAGCGCCACCCTCAATTCGAAGAGTTCGAGAATGCCGTTATCGAAATTCCGAAAACCGTCGTGCTTTGTACCGATATCTTCGACGAGTTTATGGAAACCAACCAACTGTATCAGATTGCGTTGAGTGAAGCCGATGACGAGACCATTTTACGTGCTTTCCTCCGCGCCAAGCTTCCCGATAGCTTGGTAGAGGATTTCTTCGCCTTCTTCGATGTCGTAAAAGCCCCTATTGCCATCCGTTCGTCCAGCTTATTAGAAGATTCTCATTACCAACCGTTTGCCGGAATCTATTCCACCTATATGATTCCGTATATGGAAGACAAATACGAACGTCTCCGAATGCTGAGCGACGCGATAAAAGGCGTCTATGCGTCAGTCTTCTATAAAGACAGCAAAGCCTATATGCAAGCGACCAGCAATGTGATTGACGAAGAGAAAATGGCGGTCATCCTTCAGGAAGTTGTAGGAACCCGGTATGGCGACCGGTATTATCCTTCCATATCAGGCGTGGCGCGTTCGGTCAATTATTATCCGATAAACGACGAGCTTGCCGAAGAAGGGACGGTCAGCCTGGCACTGGGATTGGGCAAATATATCGTAGACGGAGGACTGACCTTGCGCGTTTGCCCTTATCACCCCGACAAAGTGTTGCAGACCAGCGAAATGGAAATGGCATTGCGGGAAACGCAAACCCGCTTTTATGCCCTCGACCTAAAAAACTTAGGACACAACTTCTCTCTTGATGACGGATTCAACCTGTTGAAACTTTCGGTAAAAGATGCCGAAGCGGACGGCTCGTTGAATTACATCGCATCCACTTACGACCCTTATGATATGGTTATCCGCGACGGCATTTACCCGGGAGGACGAAAAGTCATTACTTTTGCCAACATCCTTCAGCATGATGTATTCCCATTGGCACGCATCCTCCAGCTGGTACAGAAATACGGGCAAGGCGAAATGCGCCGTCCGGTAGAAATCGAGTTTGCGGTCAACTTGGATGCAAAAGAGAAACGAGGCACTTTCTATCTTCTGCAAATCCGACCGATGGTAGACCTGAAGGCCGACTTGGAAGAAGACCTGGAAACAATACCCGAAGAACAATTGCTGTTAAAAAGTGAAAACGCACTGGGTCAAGGCATTATGGATGATATTCAGGACGTAATCTACGTAAAGACCGAAGGCTATTCCGCATCGAACAACCAACTAATCGCCTACGACATAGAGAAGCTGAACAAGCGTTTTCTGGACGAAGGGAAACACTACGTTCTGGTAGGTCCGGGCAGATGGGGAAGCAGCGACACCTGGCTGGGAATCCCTGTGAAATGGCCCAATATATCAGCGGCCCGTGTGATTGTGGAAGCAGGTTTGACCAACTATCGGGTAGACCCCAGCCAAGGCACCCATTTTTTCCAGAACCTGACTTCATTCGGAGTTGGCTATTTCACCATCAACACCTATTGCGGAGACGGCATCTTCAACGAAACCCTATTGAACGGCATGCCCGCAAAAGAAGAAACAAAATTCATCCGCTGGGTACATTTCGACAAGCCGCTTACGGTCAAAATGAACGGGAAAAAGAAACTGGGAGTGGTAGAATTGCCTGAACCGGATTCCCAAGAAACGGAATAA
- a CDS encoding fimbrillin family protein gives MKKIAAYLFFLFSLFAGCVNEHVGESPSLVVIRGGQIQCAGRAAEENTRFQAGDVVSFFSQGGIEADNVCLTYENGMWKHGGALSWNTSGKDASFTAFYPCFESGDWDYYDEDGFLEDIIFAKGEVSSEMFIELGFQHLFSKIIFEVDGEMNEQIQHITFTPSVQIESVLPLTGEIVLTGTPAEPFQIEKQSDGIYSFFVPSAHEVTIDIQITTSEGKQLPLATTASQSYQSGYQYTYHLAPEVHEVGIYTVEDFIAFTHLINGMSYPGRTLDEFGETVDGRTTYYLRNDLHFTEETSKDVQPIGFRSSTDSRNNWAFKDCFDGGGYTLRGLQIITVDKTSSQGLFAYIDGQGVVKNLNMENCSYVNANINNTTQRVGILAGWNEGTIIGCHIKGGKIENKKYGNAGGMVCNNKGRVLNCVVNDMQFIGNAMYVGGFCYDNSADKDIINCCVAQCSFMNNDLAGGLCYNVSAGSNILNCYVFSLDAENTDAGVLFYKGNKGSDTTINCYYQGDVSLKPIYNTFTYKGAVYAYDSDFTVTDKGCSLLEALNGWVEDNQGKYSGYSLDYWQKGDENIPFIHQSSQ, from the coding sequence ATGAAAAAGATAGCGGCTTATCTGTTCTTCCTTTTCTCTTTGTTCGCAGGATGTGTAAACGAGCACGTGGGAGAATCACCTTCTTTGGTTGTCATTCGGGGCGGGCAGATTCAATGCGCCGGACGTGCGGCAGAAGAAAATACCCGTTTTCAGGCAGGCGATGTGGTTTCATTTTTCAGTCAGGGTGGAATTGAAGCCGATAATGTATGTCTTACGTATGAGAATGGAATGTGGAAGCATGGAGGGGCATTGTCATGGAATACGTCAGGGAAGGATGCTTCGTTTACGGCTTTTTATCCTTGTTTTGAATCCGGTGATTGGGATTATTATGATGAAGACGGTTTTTTAGAAGACATCATATTTGCCAAGGGAGAAGTCTCGTCGGAGATGTTCATCGAACTTGGTTTTCAGCATTTATTTTCGAAAATCATTTTTGAAGTGGACGGGGAGATGAACGAACAGATTCAGCATATCACGTTTACTCCTTCGGTTCAAATAGAATCTGTCCTGCCTCTCACAGGAGAAATTGTTCTGACCGGGACACCGGCGGAACCGTTTCAGATAGAAAAACAATCCGATGGGATTTATTCGTTCTTTGTCCCCTCTGCTCATGAGGTTACGATTGACATTCAAATCACGACTTCGGAAGGCAAGCAATTGCCTTTGGCTACAACTGCCTCTCAATCTTACCAATCGGGGTATCAATATACGTATCATCTCGCTCCTGAAGTCCATGAAGTCGGCATTTATACGGTAGAAGATTTTATCGCTTTCACGCATCTGATAAACGGCATGTCTTATCCGGGGAGAACTTTGGATGAGTTTGGAGAAACCGTGGATGGGCGTACTACATATTATTTACGTAATGACCTTCACTTTACGGAAGAGACAAGTAAGGATGTGCAGCCGATAGGGTTTAGATCATCCACTGATAGTAGAAATAATTGGGCATTTAAGGATTGTTTTGATGGAGGAGGGTATACGCTTAGGGGTTTGCAGATAATAACGGTTGATAAAACCTCTAGCCAAGGATTGTTTGCTTATATTGATGGACAAGGAGTTGTAAAGAATTTGAATATGGAAAACTGCTCGTATGTGAATGCTAATATAAACAATACTACTCAGCGTGTGGGTATTTTAGCAGGTTGGAATGAGGGGACAATAATAGGATGTCACATAAAGGGAGGCAAAATAGAGAACAAAAAATATGGAAATGCAGGTGGAATGGTTTGCAATAATAAAGGACGTGTGCTGAATTGTGTAGTTAATGATATGCAGTTTATAGGTAATGCAATGTATGTTGGTGGATTTTGTTATGACAATTCAGCAGATAAGGATATTATTAATTGTTGTGTGGCGCAATGTAGTTTTATGAATAATGATCTCGCCGGAGGGTTATGTTACAATGTGTCAGCTGGTAGCAATATATTAAATTGTTATGTGTTTTCATTGGATGCAGAAAATACAGATGCAGGTGTTTTGTTTTATAAAGGTAATAAGGGTTCTGATACTACAATCAATTGTTATTATCAGGGAGATGTGAGTTTAAAGCCTATTTATAATACCTTTACATATAAAGGTGCAGTCTATGCATACGATTCCGATTTTACCGTAACCGATAAAGGCTGTTCCCTTCTCGAAGCATTGAACGGGTGGGTTGAGGACAATCAAGGGAAATATTCGGGTTATTCGCTTGATTATTGGCAAAAAGGAGATGAAAATATTCCCTTTATTCATCAATCTTCCCAATGA
- a CDS encoding S41 family peptidase, with amino-acid sequence MRRYIRYLCAISLVVSSLLLASCGQDRSGEYYALIGAKTWMYEVMQQHYLFYEDLPAEEELNFFDKPEDFLQSVVSSQDQKNGSVFSHIDSVNVSRVQIDYPTFGLEGALVRNANGDYVVHILYVYPDSPAAEVGLKRDDWVVDVDGRALNTSNYTEYFQRPASSYRYRVATVKDGLPDTSYIDMPAPRIIDQPSVFTYKTISAGGRTAFYILYNSFETADEDLLKAAFNEAAAQSPTDIILDLRYNPGGYVSTAQLLSTILAPQGTMGQTWMNMIFNDKTEPQTQAYTFDSSLLQGVSNLSYDRLYVITTNNTASAAEIIVNTLRPYLGDKLLQVGASTFGKNVAQSLFTDEAYPQLEFWLTTAYVSNSEGFYEYYDNGLQPDYEAEEDLTATLGEFGTEQDSLMVPVLYHLEHGTFPVTGSEQDVQSRNHWFNKQKEVVYNPIARKPRRSQFNIR; translated from the coding sequence ATGAGAAGGTATATTCGTTATCTTTGTGCAATAAGTCTGGTAGTTTCGTCTTTGCTTCTTGCTTCGTGCGGGCAAGACCGTTCGGGAGAATATTATGCGTTGATTGGTGCAAAGACGTGGATGTATGAGGTGATGCAGCAGCATTATCTGTTTTACGAAGATTTGCCGGCTGAAGAAGAATTGAATTTCTTTGATAAGCCTGAAGATTTTTTGCAGTCGGTAGTGTCTTCACAAGACCAGAAAAACGGTTCTGTATTTTCGCATATTGATTCGGTCAACGTATCCCGTGTACAGATCGATTATCCTACCTTTGGGTTGGAGGGTGCGTTGGTGCGCAATGCCAATGGCGATTATGTCGTACATATTCTTTATGTGTATCCCGATTCACCGGCGGCAGAAGTTGGACTCAAACGAGACGATTGGGTGGTTGATGTGGACGGACGTGCGCTGAATACCAGCAATTATACGGAATATTTCCAGCGTCCGGCCTCGTCCTACCGGTATCGGGTAGCAACGGTAAAGGACGGTCTTCCGGATACATCTTATATCGATATGCCTGCTCCCCGCATCATAGACCAGCCCAGCGTGTTTACTTATAAAACGATTTCGGCAGGTGGTCGGACGGCTTTTTACATCCTTTATAATAGCTTTGAGACAGCCGATGAAGATTTATTGAAAGCGGCATTCAATGAAGCGGCGGCTCAGTCGCCCACAGATATTATCCTGGATTTGCGCTACAATCCGGGAGGATATGTGTCTACTGCCCAGTTGCTTAGTACCATTCTTGCTCCACAAGGTACGATGGGGCAGACTTGGATGAATATGATATTCAATGACAAGACCGAACCTCAAACACAGGCATATACATTTGATTCCAGCTTGTTGCAGGGGGTGTCCAATTTGTCTTACGACCGCCTTTATGTGATTACTACGAATAATACGGCTTCGGCTGCGGAGATTATAGTGAATACGTTGCGTCCTTATTTGGGCGATAAGTTGTTGCAGGTAGGCGCTTCTACTTTTGGCAAGAATGTGGCACAGAGTCTGTTTACCGATGAAGCCTATCCGCAATTGGAGTTTTGGCTGACTACGGCATACGTCAGCAATTCGGAGGGGTTTTATGAGTATTATGACAACGGCTTGCAGCCTGATTATGAGGCAGAGGAGGATTTGACCGCGACGTTAGGCGAGTTCGGTACGGAACAGGACAGCCTGATGGTTCCTGTGCTTTACCATTTGGAGCATGGCACATTCCCGGTTACCGGTTCGGAACAGGATGTGCAAAGCCGGAATCATTGGTTCAATAAGCAGAAAGAAGTCGTTTATAATCCGATTGCCCGTAAGCCTCGCCGGTCACAATTCAATATAAGATAA
- a CDS encoding UDP-N-acetylmuramoyl-tripeptide--D-alanyl-D-alanine ligase has protein sequence MEIEELYSRFQVCGTVTTDSRHCPQGSMFIALKGETFNGNAFAAQALAQGCRYAVVDEPEYARGESYILVDDCLQVLQQLANYHRRQLKTPIIGITGTNGKTTTKELVSSVLSKKYKVLFTQGNLNNHIGVPLTLLRLNKEHEMAVVEMGANHPGEIKALVQIAEPDYGLITNVGKAHLLGFGSFEGVIKTKGELYDFLREKGNATIFIQNENSYLNAIAHGLHCVRYGQASGLFVSGKLLSCSPFLAFEWMSERNTYPVQTHLIGAYNLDNALASVAVGKYFDVAPEDICEALSTYMPQNNRSQLVDTGRNKLIVDAYNANPTSMMAALENFRQVQAPHKMVILGDMKELGEASLEEHRKIVGFLDGCRFDRVMLAGPEFKAVASAYEHFDNVDAVKEALEKSKPVGFTILIKGSNSMKLSQLPAYL, from the coding sequence ATGGAGATAGAAGAATTATACAGCCGTTTTCAGGTGTGTGGAACGGTGACTACAGATAGCCGCCATTGCCCTCAGGGGAGTATGTTTATCGCGTTAAAAGGAGAAACGTTTAACGGGAATGCTTTTGCCGCACAGGCTTTGGCACAAGGATGCCGCTATGCGGTGGTGGATGAACCTGAATATGCCCGGGGGGAAAGTTATATTTTGGTAGATGATTGCCTGCAAGTTTTGCAACAATTGGCGAACTATCATCGCCGGCAGTTGAAGACGCCCATTATCGGCATTACGGGTACCAATGGGAAGACTACCACGAAGGAACTGGTATCTTCGGTACTGAGCAAGAAGTATAAGGTATTGTTTACACAAGGGAATCTGAATAATCACATCGGCGTTCCTCTGACTCTGTTGCGTCTGAACAAGGAGCATGAAATGGCTGTAGTGGAAATGGGGGCGAATCATCCGGGCGAGATAAAGGCGTTGGTGCAGATTGCAGAACCTGATTACGGTTTGATAACGAATGTAGGCAAGGCACATTTGTTAGGCTTCGGCTCTTTCGAGGGCGTCATTAAGACCAAAGGGGAATTGTATGATTTTTTGCGTGAGAAAGGCAATGCCACTATCTTTATTCAAAATGAAAATTCTTATCTGAATGCCATTGCCCATGGTTTGCATTGTGTACGTTATGGTCAGGCATCGGGCTTGTTTGTAAGCGGCAAGCTTTTGTCTTGTTCGCCTTTCCTGGCTTTCGAGTGGATGTCGGAAAGGAATACGTATCCGGTGCAGACCCATTTGATAGGGGCTTATAACTTAGACAATGCATTGGCTTCCGTTGCCGTAGGCAAGTATTTTGATGTGGCTCCCGAAGATATTTGCGAAGCCTTATCCACATATATGCCTCAGAATAACCGTTCCCAGTTGGTAGATACCGGGCGTAATAAGCTGATTGTAGATGCTTACAATGCCAATCCTACCAGCATGATGGCGGCGTTAGAGAATTTCCGTCAGGTGCAGGCACCTCATAAGATGGTTATCTTGGGCGATATGAAAGAGTTGGGCGAAGCCAGTCTGGAAGAGCACCGGAAGATAGTCGGCTTCTTGGACGGATGTCGGTTTGACCGTGTGATGTTGGCGGGTCCGGAGTTTAAGGCTGTTGCCTCCGCGTACGAACATTTTGATAATGTCGATGCCGTGAAGGAAGCTTTGGAAAAAAGCAAGCCTGTCGGTTTTACAATTCTGATAAAAGGTTCAAACAGCATGAAATTGAGTCAACTTCCGGCGTATTTGTAA
- a CDS encoding Crp/Fnr family transcriptional regulator — protein MVKKELTEAEIAESIPDLWQPLTETQRAYLAQNFTIQKYKKNEIIYCEGETPQYLMCLLSGKVKIYKDGVGGRGQIIRVVKNKEYFAYRAYFAEENFVTAAAAFEPCTMCLVPMPVVMELVRANADLAMFFIRQLSKDLGISDARTVNLTQKHIRGRLAESLLFLKDTYGLEEDQCTLSIYLSREDLANLSNMTTSNAIRTLSNFAAEKLIIIDGRKIKIVDEEKLKKISKIG, from the coding sequence ATGGTAAAAAAGGAATTAACAGAAGCCGAGATTGCCGAAAGCATCCCCGATTTGTGGCAACCTCTTACCGAAACGCAACGGGCGTACCTTGCACAGAATTTTACGATACAGAAGTATAAGAAGAATGAAATCATTTATTGTGAGGGGGAAACTCCTCAGTATCTGATGTGTCTGCTGAGCGGGAAAGTGAAAATCTACAAGGACGGTGTGGGCGGACGGGGCCAGATTATCCGTGTCGTAAAGAATAAGGAGTATTTTGCTTATCGTGCCTACTTTGCCGAAGAGAATTTTGTGACGGCTGCTGCGGCATTCGAGCCTTGTACGATGTGTCTGGTCCCTATGCCCGTCGTGATGGAATTGGTAAGGGCGAATGCGGATCTTGCCATGTTTTTTATTCGTCAGTTATCAAAGGATTTGGGCATATCAGATGCGCGTACGGTGAATTTGACTCAAAAACACATACGGGGACGTCTGGCTGAATCGCTTTTGTTTTTAAAAGATACGTATGGGTTGGAAGAAGACCAATGTACGCTCAGCATTTACCTTTCGCGTGAAGACCTTGCCAATTTGTCGAATATGACTACGTCAAATGCCATCCGTACTTTATCGAATTTTGCCGCGGAGAAGCTAATCATCATAGACGGGCGCAAGATAAAGATTGTGGATGAGGAAAAGCTGAAGAAAATCAGTAAAATCGGATAA